The Equus przewalskii isolate Varuska chromosome 8, EquPr2, whole genome shotgun sequence genome has a window encoding:
- the TOP1MT gene encoding DNA topoisomerase I, mitochondrial isoform X5: MLDHEYTTKEVFQNNFFSDWRKEMTAEERKIIKHLDKCDFTEIHRYFVDKTAARKALSREEKQKLKEEAEKLQQEFGYCTLDGHREKIGNFKTEPPGLFRGRGDHPKMGMLKRRILPEDVTINCSRDSKIPKPPAGHQWKEVRSDNTVTWLASWTENIQNSIKYVMLNPSSKLKGEKDWQKYEVARRLKGVVDEIRSQYRADWKSREMKKRQCAVALYFIDKLALRAGNEKEEGETADTVGCCSLRVEHIQLYPEADGCQHVVELDFLGKDSIRYYNRVPVEKPVYKNLQLFMENKSRGDDLFDRLTTTSLNKHLQDLMDGLTAKVFRTYNASVTLQEQLRALTRAEDSVAAKILSYNRANRAVAILCNHQRATPKTFEKSMQNLQLKIEAKKKQVAEAKAELKQARAGHKCRGDDRSRSFLEKRERLLEKLEEQLMRLSTQATDKEESKQVALGTSKLNYLDPRISVAWCKRFGVPVERIYNKTQRERFAWALDMAGEDFEF, translated from the exons GAAATGacagcagaagagaggaaaatcaTCAAGCACCTGGACAAGTGTGACTTCACAGAGATCCACAGATACTTTGTGGACAAGACTGCAGCCCGGAAAGCCCTGTCCAGGGAGGAGAAACAG AAGTtaaaagaagaggcagaaaagcTTCAGCAAGAGTTTGGCTACTGTACTCTAGATGGGCACcgagaaaaaataggaaatttcaaGACGGAGCCCCCCGGGTTGTTCCGGGGCCGCGGTGACCACCCCAAGATGGGGATGCTGAAGAGGAGAATCCTGCCAGAGGACGTGACCATCAACTGCAGCAG GGACTCAAAGATACCCAAGCCCCCAGCAGGTCACCAGTGGAAGGAGGTGCGCTCTGATAACACGGTCACGTGGCTGGCGTCGTGGACGGAGAACATCCAGAACTCCATCAAGTACGTCATGCTGAACCCAAGCTCGAAGCTGAAG ggggagaaagattggcaaaagtaTGAAGTAGCTCGACGCTTGAAAGGGGTTGTGGATGAGATCCGTTCTCAGTATCGGGCAGATTGGAAGTCTCGAGAAATGAAGAAGAGGCAGTGCGCGGTGGCCCTTTATTTCATCGATAAG CTGGCGCTGAGAGCCGggaatgagaaggaagagggtGAGACGGCAGACACGGTGGGTTGTTGCTCCCTCCGCGTGGAGCACATCCAGCTGTACCCAGAGGCCGACGGCTGCCAGCACGTTGTGGAATTGGACTTCCTGGGAAAGGACTCGATCCGCTACTACAACAGAGTGCCCGTGGAGAAGCCT GTGTACAAGAATTTGCAGCTGTTTATGGAGAACAAGAGCCGTGGGGACGACCTCTTTGACAGACTGACC ACTACTAGCCTCAACAAGCACCTTCAGGACTTGATGGACGGCCTGACTGCCAAAGTGTTCCGCACCTACAATGCCAGCGTCACCTTGCAGGAGCAGCTGCGAGCCCTGACCAGAG CTGAAGACAGTGTAGCTGCGAAGATTCTGTCTTACAACCGAGCAAACCGAGCTGTGGCCATTCTCTGCAACCATCAGCGGGCAACTCCCAAGACCTTCGAGAAGTCGATGCAGAATCTCCAGTTGAAG ATTGAGGCGAAGAAGAAGCAGGTGGCGGAGGCCAAGGCGGAGCTGAAGCAGGCTCGGGCCGGCCACAAATGCAGAGGGGACGACAGGTCCAGAAG CTTcctggagaagagggagaggctgctggagaagctggaggagCAGCTCATGAGACTGAGCACACAGGCCACGGACAAGGAGGAGAGCAAGCAGGTGGCCCTGGGCACGTCCAAGCTCAACTACCTGGACCCCCGGATCAGCGTCGCCTG GTGTAAGCGTTTCGGGGTGCCCGTGGAGAGGATCTACAACAAGACGCAGAGGGAGAGGTTCGCCTGGGCCCTCGACATGGCGGGCGAAGACTTTGAGTTCTAA